Part of the Marinobacterium rhizophilum genome is shown below.
GTTCCGGGCAGGGCCTGGATTTGATACACGCCGGGTGGGTTCTGAGCTGAGTGCTTTGATGCAAGAGCACTCAGCTCAGAATGCTAGCCTCAACCGCGATGGAGGTCAGACATGAAACGCAAACTAACAGGCAGTGCCACGGCGGCGGTCATGGTGTTCGTAGTGTCAACCGCGCTGGCCGGTGTGCTGGGTGTACGGCAGGTGGAGCGACTGTCAACGCAGATGGCCTGGGTCGCCAGTGGTGACTTAACGCCGGGCCAGACGATCAGCCGCGACATGCTGGCGCAACGACGCATCAGCAATGATCTGGTCGGGATTGACAATCCTGGCGAGGTACTGGGAAAACTGTTGCTTAGGGCAAAAAAGGACGGTGATCGTTTTCAGGCTGCGGACCTGCAGGCGCCGCCCCGAAGCTGGCTTTCGCAGCAGGTTCCGGTCGGTCGCGTGCTGTATACTCTGTCACCGCGTCGAGGCACTATTCCGCATTCTCAGCTGCGTAGCGGCGATGTGTTTGATGTGCTGGCCAGCGGCTCGTCCGGCGTTCGTACAGTGGCACGCGATGTGCGGCTCATCGGCACCCTTTCGCCCAAAGCCCAGACGCCTGCACCCACGGATGGAGCCTTCGCAGCTCTGGCTCAGTCGACGCGTTCTGCCAGAACTGTGGATACCCGCGCTTCGCTGGTAGTGGCCGTAGCCCCGCAGGATGTATATCCGCTGGCGAGTATCAGCGAACGGGAAAAGGTCTCGCTGGTCCTGCACGGTTCCAACGCCGCTGCACTCGACTCGCCGCTGTCGATCAGCCCACAGCCAACGCATCGCCAGGTGGAGATTGTGAATGGCCTGAGCCGAAAAACGGTGCACGTCCGGCTTTAAGAATTGTTCCTGCCAGGCATCGTATTATTAACCTGGCTGGAAAATAGGTTCCCTCCCTATTTGCCAGTCGCCCCACACTTTTCACCCTTCAAGTATGGGCG
Proteins encoded:
- a CDS encoding SAF domain-containing protein codes for the protein MKRKLTGSATAAVMVFVVSTALAGVLGVRQVERLSTQMAWVASGDLTPGQTISRDMLAQRRISNDLVGIDNPGEVLGKLLLRAKKDGDRFQAADLQAPPRSWLSQQVPVGRVLYTLSPRRGTIPHSQLRSGDVFDVLASGSSGVRTVARDVRLIGTLSPKAQTPAPTDGAFAALAQSTRSARTVDTRASLVVAVAPQDVYPLASISEREKVSLVLHGSNAAALDSPLSISPQPTHRQVEIVNGLSRKTVHVRL